A region of Micromonospora sp. WMMD882 DNA encodes the following proteins:
- a CDS encoding acyl carrier protein — translation MTVVELRERVAELVSEATGGDVAVADLLAGGSLVALGLDSLGLLRLVDAVELEYGVEVDLQTPGRGLDTLDDLVALLVAARGGGPVVPVGGVPAG, via the coding sequence ATGACTGTCGTGGAGCTGCGGGAACGGGTCGCCGAGCTGGTCAGCGAGGCCACCGGCGGGGACGTGGCGGTGGCCGACCTGCTGGCCGGCGGCTCGCTGGTCGCGCTGGGCCTGGACTCGCTGGGCCTGTTGCGTCTGGTCGACGCCGTCGAGCTGGAGTACGGCGTCGAGGTGGACCTCCAGACGCCGGGTCGGGGTCTGGACACGCTGGACGACCTGGTGGCCCTGCTGGTCGCGGCGCGTGGCGGCGGTCCCGTCGTGCCGGTGGGCGGGGTTCCGGCCGGCTGA
- a CDS encoding amino acid adenylation domain-containing protein → MGAAETTYAQHAVWFTEQAGVAGTAYHMALGIRFGAELDRRALLEACAAVTARHPVLATRVVVDDDGTPRLAPAESRPVVTSGELTDGRVAEEIRRRHDPTVGPLARFTLLTAADGTHLLLVCAHHLVFDGMSKDVLVRDLAAGYAAARAGRPVDLPPPADGYAGHATAEQDLVGGALPAARAYWARHWTGPGDVTLPGLRRAPAAAEPGATVDVELPGELVDGVGRTAAALGVTRFELLLAVVHALLARYGNPGAPVGVGLSTRTPAQADQVGLFVNELPTHVAPATGDVAGYVRAVRAQLRERYRFRAVPLAHAVGGLRPAPALTPVSVGYRRRDAEPVFEGVASRVEWALFGGAARNALHVQMVDAPTGLTVSLQHSPTAWDADAVARVGGHLRTLLAAVVADPTRPVAELPLLPAEERELVLRAWNDTTRAYPEGVTVSALVAERTRATPDAVAVVDGDLTLTYAQLDAATVRLAGRLRERGVRPGDLVGVALDRSWAAVVTLLAVLRCRAAYLPVDPGHPVARQELILADAAPALVVTAAGTAAGLDPARPTLVLDDPAHLLDPDGPAVLDGPAGGDGQVPVDGTDEAAGTAGSPGPDDLAYVLYTSGSTGRPKGVAVRHDALANLLLAVRDTLDSRPTDRWLHLTSLSFDISGVEVFLPLVTGGRVVVAAAVSALDGAGVLRLVRAHGVTHAQATPSGWRVLLEAGLGVDGTEPLVAVAGGEALPVPLAAELRARVRRLVNGYGPTEATIYATMADVAADPDEVTIGRPLPNVRAYLLDDALRPVPVGLPGELCLAGAGLAAGYLGRDDLTAERFVTAPGGADAAPGGTDAGPGGTDAGPDAAAGPGERLYRTGDRCRWLPDGRIDFLGRADDQVKIRGHRIELGEITAGLLEHPAVAGATVVRHDPGDGDDPRLVAYLVVRPGADVPEPADLRGHLAARLPAVMLPADWMVLDRLPVSPNGKIDRAALPAPAARPAAGGEASSTEGDPLVETLREIWQDVLRIPDIGPHEDLFDLGGHSLTITRISGRIAQRIGVEVPLDAFFDTPTIAEIAAFIREAGEESR, encoded by the coding sequence GTGGGCGCCGCCGAGACGACATACGCGCAGCACGCCGTCTGGTTCACCGAGCAGGCCGGGGTGGCCGGCACGGCGTACCACATGGCGCTGGGCATCCGGTTCGGCGCGGAGCTGGACCGCCGGGCGCTGCTCGAGGCGTGCGCGGCGGTGACCGCCCGGCATCCCGTCCTGGCCACCCGGGTCGTCGTCGACGACGACGGCACGCCCCGGCTGGCGCCCGCCGAGAGCCGGCCGGTGGTGACGTCCGGGGAGCTGACCGACGGGCGGGTCGCCGAGGAGATCCGCCGCCGGCACGACCCGACGGTCGGCCCGCTGGCCCGGTTCACCCTGCTCACCGCCGCCGACGGGACGCATCTGCTGCTGGTCTGCGCGCACCACCTGGTCTTCGACGGGATGAGCAAGGACGTGCTGGTCCGGGACCTGGCCGCCGGCTACGCCGCCGCGCGGGCCGGACGGCCCGTCGACCTGCCGCCGCCGGCGGACGGGTACGCCGGGCACGCCACCGCCGAGCAGGACCTGGTCGGCGGGGCGCTGCCGGCGGCCCGGGCGTACTGGGCGCGGCACTGGACCGGCCCGGGTGACGTGACGCTGCCCGGCCTACGGCGGGCGCCGGCCGCCGCGGAGCCGGGCGCGACGGTCGACGTGGAGCTGCCCGGCGAGCTGGTCGACGGGGTCGGCCGGACGGCCGCCGCGCTCGGCGTGACCCGCTTCGAGCTGCTGCTCGCCGTGGTGCACGCGCTGCTGGCCCGGTACGGCAACCCGGGCGCGCCGGTCGGCGTCGGGCTGTCCACCCGTACGCCGGCGCAGGCCGACCAGGTCGGGTTGTTCGTCAACGAGCTGCCCACCCACGTCGCCCCGGCCACCGGCGACGTCGCCGGGTACGTCCGCGCGGTCCGCGCGCAACTGCGGGAGCGGTACCGGTTCCGCGCGGTGCCGCTGGCGCACGCGGTCGGCGGCCTCCGTCCGGCCCCCGCGCTGACCCCGGTGTCGGTGGGCTACCGGCGGCGGGACGCCGAGCCGGTCTTCGAGGGGGTGGCCAGCCGGGTCGAGTGGGCGCTGTTCGGCGGCGCGGCGCGCAACGCGCTGCACGTGCAGATGGTGGACGCCCCGACCGGGCTGACCGTCAGCCTCCAGCACAGCCCGACGGCCTGGGACGCCGACGCGGTGGCCCGGGTCGGCGGGCACCTGCGGACCCTGCTGGCCGCCGTGGTGGCCGACCCGACGCGGCCGGTGGCCGAGCTGCCGCTGCTGCCCGCCGAGGAGCGGGAGCTGGTGCTGCGCGCCTGGAACGACACCACCCGGGCGTACCCGGAAGGGGTCACCGTGTCGGCGCTGGTCGCCGAGCGGACCCGGGCCACCCCGGACGCGGTGGCCGTGGTGGACGGGGACCTGACGCTCACCTACGCGCAGCTCGACGCGGCCACCGTCCGGCTGGCCGGGCGGCTGCGGGAGCGGGGCGTGCGCCCGGGTGACCTGGTCGGGGTGGCGCTGGACCGGTCCTGGGCGGCGGTGGTGACGCTGTTGGCGGTGCTGCGCTGCCGGGCGGCGTACCTGCCGGTCGATCCCGGGCATCCGGTGGCCCGGCAGGAGCTGATCCTCGCCGACGCCGCTCCGGCGCTGGTGGTGACCGCCGCCGGCACTGCGGCCGGGCTGGATCCGGCCCGCCCGACGCTGGTCCTCGACGACCCGGCCCACCTGCTCGACCCGGACGGACCGGCCGTACTCGACGGACCGGCCGGAGGCGACGGACAGGTCCCGGTCGACGGGACGGACGAGGCCGCCGGGACGGCCGGGTCGCCGGGGCCGGACGACCTGGCGTACGTGCTGTACACCTCCGGCTCGACCGGCCGACCCAAGGGCGTCGCGGTCCGGCACGACGCGCTGGCGAACCTGCTGCTCGCCGTCCGGGACACCCTGGACAGCCGACCGACCGACCGTTGGCTGCACCTGACCTCGCTGTCGTTCGACATCTCCGGGGTGGAGGTGTTCCTGCCGCTGGTCACCGGCGGCCGGGTGGTGGTCGCCGCCGCGGTGAGCGCGCTGGACGGGGCCGGCGTGCTGCGGCTGGTCCGCGCGCACGGGGTGACGCACGCGCAGGCCACCCCGTCCGGTTGGCGGGTGCTGCTGGAGGCGGGCCTCGGCGTCGACGGGACGGAGCCGCTGGTGGCGGTCGCCGGTGGCGAGGCGCTGCCGGTGCCGCTGGCGGCCGAGCTGCGGGCCCGGGTGCGTCGACTGGTCAACGGGTACGGGCCGACCGAGGCGACGATCTACGCCACCATGGCGGACGTCGCGGCCGACCCGGACGAGGTGACCATCGGCCGTCCGCTGCCCAACGTCCGCGCGTACCTGCTCGACGACGCGCTGCGGCCGGTGCCGGTCGGGCTGCCCGGCGAGCTGTGCCTGGCCGGGGCCGGGCTGGCGGCCGGCTACCTGGGCCGGGACGACCTGACCGCCGAGCGGTTCGTCACCGCCCCGGGCGGGGCCGATGCCGCCCCGGGCGGGACCGATGCCGGCCCGGGCGGGACCGATGCCGGCCCGGACGCGGCGGCCGGGCCCGGGGAGCGCCTCTACCGCACCGGGGACCGGTGCCGGTGGTTGCCGGACGGCCGGATCGACTTCCTCGGTCGGGCCGACGACCAGGTGAAGATCCGGGGGCACCGGATCGAGCTGGGCGAGATCACCGCCGGTCTGCTGGAGCACCCGGCGGTGGCCGGGGCGACCGTGGTACGGCACGATCCCGGCGACGGGGACGACCCCCGGCTGGTGGCGTACCTGGTGGTCCGGCCGGGGGCCGACGTGCCGGAGCCGGCCGACCTGCGCGGGCATCTGGCGGCCCGGCTGCCGGCGGTGATGCTGCCGGCCGACTGGATGGTGCTGGACCGGTTGCCGGTCAGCCCGAACGGGAAGATCGACCGGGCCGCGTTGCCGGCCCCCGCGGCGCGTCCGGCGGCCGGCGGGGAGGCGTCGTCGACCGAGGGCGACCCACTGGTCGAGACGCTGCGGGAGATCTGGCAGGACGTGTTGCGGATCCCGGACATCGGCCCGCACGAGGACCTGTTCGACCTGGGCGGACACTCCTTGACGATCACCCGGATCAGCGGGCGGATCGCCCAGCGGATCGGGGTCGAGGTGCCGTTGGACGCGTTCTTCGACACCCCCACCATCGCGGAGATCGCCGCGTTCATCCGAGAGGCCGGAGAGGAGTCGCGATGA
- a CDS encoding DUF2071 domain-containing protein — protein sequence MDIEAVEPAPAADLSPAILRQSWRDLTFLHWAVPPAQVAPLLPAGTRPDTVDGTSHVGLIAFRMVGVGLGRGPAVPYLGSFWETNVRLYSVDDTGRRAVVFRSLDASRLLPVLVARVTLGLPYLWSAMRMERDGDLRTYRCRRRWPGPTGATSRMTVRVGEPVDEPTPLEHFLTARWALHTSAYGRTLRLSNWHPRWPLRRAELLRLDDELVAAAGLPTPTGPPVSVLYSPGVPVVFGPPVTVRRPG from the coding sequence ATGGACATCGAGGCGGTGGAACCCGCGCCCGCGGCAGATCTCTCCCCGGCGATCCTGCGGCAGTCCTGGCGGGATCTGACCTTCCTCCACTGGGCGGTGCCACCGGCGCAGGTCGCGCCCCTGCTGCCCGCCGGGACCCGACCGGACACCGTCGACGGGACCAGTCACGTCGGCCTGATCGCCTTCCGGATGGTCGGGGTGGGGCTCGGCCGGGGGCCGGCGGTGCCGTACCTCGGCAGCTTCTGGGAGACCAACGTCCGGCTCTACTCCGTCGACGACACCGGCCGGCGGGCCGTGGTGTTCCGCTCGCTCGACGCCTCCCGGCTGTTGCCGGTGCTGGTCGCCCGGGTGACGCTCGGGCTGCCGTACCTGTGGTCGGCGATGCGGATGGAGCGGGACGGCGACCTGCGCACCTACCGCTGCCGCAGGCGCTGGCCCGGCCCGACCGGCGCGACCAGCCGGATGACCGTCCGGGTGGGCGAGCCGGTCGACGAGCCGACCCCGCTGGAGCACTTCCTCACCGCCCGCTGGGCGCTGCACACCAGCGCGTACGGCCGCACGCTGCGCCTGTCGAACTGGCATCCCCGCTGGCCGCTGCGCCGCGCCGAGTTGCTGCGCCTGGACGACGAACTGGTCGCCGCCGCCGGCCTGCCGACGCCGACCGGGCCACCGGTGAGCGTGCTGTACTCCCCCGGCGTCCCGGTGGTGTTCGGCCCGCCGGTCACCGTGCGACGACCCGGCTGA
- a CDS encoding AMP-binding protein → MSGTSLRRPVTPVARTVPELLAWRRDLHPDRVAVEVAGVAALTFAEWADAATAVAGTLLRRGVRPGDRVGLVFGQQDWTSYAVAYAGALRAGAVAVPLSDRLAAGQVGHALTHCAAVAVLHGGDAPVVPAGLPAWTVAELRAAVDPGVEPPTVRGGDLAQILYTSGTTGRPKGVGASHANLVVGAPSHPRRLALAHSEAFLHAFAIGTNAGQTMLLNALTAKPTALTLPRFTPLRFARLVEGGRVGTVFVVPSIAIELLDSGALRGRDLSGVHLVGSTAAALPPAVASRLAAAFPQATVVNYYTSTEAAPAQTTMIYDPARRDAVGRPVGGQLMIADADGDPLPAGVTGDVWLRAPHPRAYYRDDAANRATFRDGWVRMGDVGRLDADGYLYLTDRHQDVIKSGAFKISSLEVEAALFEHPGVSEAAVVGVPHPVLGAAVAAVLVPRPGVDPAALTLAALRGFLAGRLADYQLPARVRLVDGLPRNAGGKVLKRQLTSHFDN, encoded by the coding sequence ATGAGCGGCACGTCGCTGCGGCGGCCGGTGACGCCGGTCGCCCGTACCGTGCCGGAGCTGCTCGCCTGGCGGCGTGACCTGCACCCGGACCGGGTGGCCGTCGAGGTGGCCGGGGTGGCCGCGCTGACCTTCGCCGAGTGGGCGGACGCGGCGACTGCCGTGGCGGGGACGCTGCTGCGGCGCGGGGTCCGCCCCGGCGACCGGGTGGGGCTGGTCTTCGGCCAGCAGGACTGGACGTCGTACGCGGTCGCGTACGCCGGGGCGCTGCGGGCCGGCGCGGTGGCCGTGCCGCTGTCGGACCGGCTCGCGGCCGGTCAGGTCGGGCACGCGCTCACCCACTGCGCGGCGGTCGCGGTGCTGCACGGCGGTGACGCCCCGGTGGTCCCGGCCGGGCTGCCGGCGTGGACGGTCGCCGAGCTGCGCGCCGCCGTCGACCCGGGCGTCGAGCCGCCCACGGTGCGCGGCGGCGACCTGGCGCAGATCCTCTACACCTCGGGGACCACCGGGCGGCCGAAGGGGGTCGGGGCCAGCCACGCCAACCTGGTCGTCGGCGCGCCGAGCCATCCGCGACGGCTGGCGCTGGCCCACTCGGAGGCGTTCCTGCACGCGTTCGCGATCGGCACCAACGCCGGCCAGACGATGCTGCTCAACGCGCTCACCGCCAAGCCGACCGCGCTCACCCTGCCCCGGTTCACCCCGCTGCGGTTCGCCCGGCTGGTCGAGGGCGGCCGGGTCGGCACGGTGTTCGTGGTGCCGTCGATCGCGATCGAGTTGCTCGACTCGGGGGCGCTGCGGGGGCGGGACCTCTCCGGCGTACACCTGGTGGGGTCGACCGCGGCGGCGCTGCCCCCGGCCGTAGCGTCCCGCCTGGCGGCGGCGTTTCCGCAGGCCACAGTGGTCAACTACTACACGTCGACCGAGGCCGCCCCGGCCCAGACCACGATGATCTACGATCCGGCGCGGCGGGACGCGGTGGGTCGGCCGGTCGGCGGCCAGCTCATGATCGCCGACGCGGACGGTGACCCGCTGCCGGCCGGGGTCACCGGCGACGTGTGGCTGCGGGCCCCGCACCCCCGGGCCTACTACCGCGACGACGCGGCCAACCGGGCCACCTTCCGGGACGGCTGGGTGCGGATGGGCGACGTCGGCCGGCTGGACGCCGACGGCTACCTCTACCTCACCGACCGGCACCAGGACGTCATCAAGTCCGGAGCGTTCAAGATCTCCTCCCTGGAGGTCGAGGCGGCGCTGTTCGAGCATCCGGGCGTCTCCGAGGCGGCCGTGGTGGGCGTGCCGCACCCGGTGCTCGGCGCGGCGGTGGCCGCGGTGCTGGTGCCCCGGCCGGGCGTCGACCCGGCGGCGCTGACGCTGGCCGCGCTGCGCGGTTTCCTCGCCGGGCGGCTGGCCGACTACCAGTTGCCGGCGCGGGTACGGCTGGTCGACGGGTTGCCCCGCAACGCCGGCGGCAAGGTCCTCAAACGCCAGTTGACCAGTCACTTCGACAACTGA
- a CDS encoding J domain-containing protein, giving the protein MSPSLRDLGGRDPYEVLGVPRTAGPEQILAAYRRKVRTVHPDAATGDLHAATLLNVARDVLSDPETRREYDRRRDAGSDEPVTAPPASPWDDAPTSGWDEPPASLWDDPDVVGGAADPPRPGWRPDAPPSGPVVTEFLPDPPSSPPYPHDPSYPRRPPYPPPQAYPFPPPYGPRRGYPPPGPPGPSSGMSLGVLALLLTLVCGPVSLVLGIVALSRRPAPGSADRTCALLAIGINGITLCCGASYFGLLFVGALAGQP; this is encoded by the coding sequence GTGAGCCCGTCCCTGCGTGACCTGGGCGGTCGGGATCCGTACGAGGTCCTCGGGGTGCCCCGGACGGCCGGGCCGGAGCAGATCCTCGCCGCCTACCGGCGGAAGGTGCGAACCGTGCACCCCGACGCGGCCACCGGCGACCTGCACGCGGCCACCCTGCTCAACGTCGCCCGGGACGTGCTGAGCGACCCGGAGACCCGTCGCGAGTACGACCGCCGGCGGGACGCCGGGTCGGACGAGCCGGTCACCGCCCCACCCGCCTCGCCCTGGGACGACGCGCCGACCTCCGGGTGGGACGAGCCGCCCGCCTCGCTCTGGGACGATCCGGACGTGGTCGGCGGCGCGGCCGACCCGCCCCGGCCGGGCTGGCGGCCCGACGCGCCACCGTCGGGGCCGGTGGTGACCGAGTTCCTCCCCGATCCGCCGTCTTCCCCGCCGTACCCGCACGACCCGTCGTATCCGCGTCGGCCGCCGTACCCGCCGCCGCAGGCGTACCCGTTCCCGCCGCCGTACGGTCCACGGCGCGGCTACCCGCCGCCGGGCCCGCCAGGGCCGTCGTCGGGCATGTCGCTCGGGGTGCTCGCGTTGCTGCTCACCCTCGTGTGCGGGCCGGTCAGCCTGGTGCTGGGCATCGTCGCCCTGAGCCGTCGGCCCGCTCCGGGCAGCGCCGACCGGACCTGCGCGCTCCTCGCGATCGGGATCAACGGGATCACGCTCTGCTGCGGGGCGTCGTACTTCGGGCTCCTGTTCGTCGGCGCGCTGGCCGGCCAGCCGTAG
- a CDS encoding cellulose binding domain-containing protein, translating to MSSPFSQPDEPGGPPARSRPVERPAARPSARLRRGGLAGRLRLGAVAALALAVAVAAAAVATGPANAESNGGVRVMPLGDSITDGFNVPGGYRIDLWQHLVAGGYKVDFVGSMFNGPSSLGDHDHEGHSGWTIAQIDANVVNWLRATNPRTVLLHIGTNDMFGDWSGAASRLSTLIDKITTTAPNADVFVATIVPRANADNQVRTYNSAIPGIVRSKADAGRRVHLVDMYRALTLADLADGIHPNAGGYRKMAAVWHEALRSVPGSIGGTPPPTTPPPTTPPPTTPPPSTPPPSTPPPSTPPPVAGTCRVTYTVNSWDAGLTAAVRITNLGGTAVDGWSLAFTLPGGQTITGGWNATYAPASGAVTARNVSYNGTIAPNGSVEIGFQATHTGNAGRPSSFTLNGAACATS from the coding sequence ATGAGCAGTCCCTTCAGCCAACCCGACGAGCCCGGCGGTCCGCCGGCCCGGTCGCGTCCGGTCGAGCGCCCGGCCGCCCGGCCGTCGGCCCGGCTCCGGCGCGGCGGCCTGGCCGGCAGGCTCCGTCTCGGCGCGGTCGCGGCGCTCGCCCTGGCCGTCGCCGTCGCCGCCGCGGCCGTCGCGACGGGCCCGGCCAACGCCGAGTCCAACGGCGGCGTCCGGGTGATGCCGCTCGGCGACTCGATCACCGACGGCTTCAACGTCCCCGGCGGTTACCGGATCGACCTGTGGCAGCACCTGGTCGCCGGCGGTTACAAGGTCGACTTCGTCGGCTCGATGTTCAACGGGCCGAGCAGCCTCGGCGACCACGACCACGAGGGCCACTCGGGCTGGACCATCGCCCAGATCGACGCCAACGTGGTGAACTGGCTGCGGGCCACGAACCCCCGCACCGTGCTGCTGCACATCGGCACCAACGACATGTTCGGCGACTGGTCGGGCGCGGCGTCCCGACTGTCGACCCTGATCGACAAGATCACCACCACCGCGCCGAACGCGGACGTCTTCGTCGCCACCATCGTGCCGCGCGCCAACGCGGACAACCAGGTCCGGACGTACAACTCCGCGATCCCGGGGATCGTGCGGAGCAAGGCCGACGCCGGCCGGCGGGTGCACCTGGTGGACATGTACCGGGCGCTGACGCTCGCCGACCTGGCCGACGGCATCCACCCGAACGCCGGCGGCTACCGCAAGATGGCCGCCGTCTGGCACGAGGCGCTGCGGTCGGTGCCGGGCAGCATCGGCGGCACGCCGCCGCCCACCACACCGCCACCCACCACACCGCCACCCACCACACCGCCGCCGAGCACTCCCCCGCCGAGCACGCCGCCGCCGAGCACGCCGCCGCCGGTCGCCGGGACGTGCCGGGTCACGTACACGGTCAACAGTTGGGACGCCGGCCTCACCGCCGCCGTACGGATCACCAACCTCGGCGGTACGGCGGTCGACGGCTGGAGCCTCGCGTTCACGCTGCCCGGCGGCCAGACGATCACCGGCGGGTGGAACGCCACGTACGCCCCGGCCAGCGGCGCCGTCACGGCCCGCAACGTCTCCTACAACGGGACGATCGCCCCGAACGGCTCGGTGGAGATCGGCTTCCAGGCCACCCACACCGGCAACGCCGGACGGCCGTCCTCGTTCACCCTCAACGGAGCCGCCTGCGCCACGTCCTGA